Below is a genomic region from Gasterosteus aculeatus chromosome 2, fGasAcu3.hap1.1, whole genome shotgun sequence.
taaattattattgtgAGTACTGCTCGGGACAAACAGTATTGAGCAAATTAACTCAATTTCCTGATTAACAAACAATGGTAGAAACAGTTTAACACATTGGACAACattcaggaagaaaaaaaaaaactagacaATGAAAATGTACTAAAATTTAATCATTCATAAAAGCTGGAAAAGCATCTGTGACAGCAATATTAGAGTCGGTTTAGTACAATGTATTTCAGCCTCAAGACACAGATCAGAACACACCATTTCCCCCATCAGTCTATAAAATACTAATTTCCTTAGCTGTATTATGCAAAAATGGAAGTAGAATATATTATGGGAAATATGGAAGGCCTGCAGctctcaataaaaaacaaagtcacTTAGGAAAGATGTTATTCCATCAATACACATCCTTGAAAGTAGGAGCGACGCATGGACTATGGTGCATCTTTGTTGACACTGTTAGTGCAGAAATGCATGTAAAGGTCAACACAAGGTTTCCTTTTGCAAACATAGTCACATTATGCCAAAGATTGATGTtactttaaaacatttaagttTCCATATATGGATTTGAAACCATGGTATCTTCTTTtacacaaataattaaaaaagaaagacactgtggagaagaaagaacagcaaataaaacaaaaaacagttgtCATCAGtgacgataaaaaaaaaaaagtggatttcTTTGCTGTTAAAAAGCAGAAGAGCATCTTGAGAGTATGTGCCGTCTCCTGCCATCAGTGAAGTATTTCTTTCTGCCTTCTTCTAAAATGCTCTGGAGAGGACTTGGAATGCTGACACGATCCACTGGGAAACAGTTTATCATGACACGTTTCTGTAAGCAAGAAAAGAATGATGTCAGCGGATATTAAACCCTGTGAATGAAATGCAGAGAAGACAGGAAGCTCCGTTTGGAGCACACGCCTCAAACTCAAATGACCGGGGAGCCACTGGGCCGGTTGTTCTCGCCTTTCcaacattttggaaataaagaCTGTTCTTAAGAAGACTTCCACTTACTTTGCAGTGACCGTAATTGACCATCTGGCTACAGTAACGTATCACATTCCCTCACTAGACAATGCAAATATAGCCACTGTTATGAGATGAGGATTCTCCAAGAGTGGACAACCAGCATCATAACCAGTATTACGTCCACATAAAGGGATGAGTCGATAATTATTCCACCTTGAAACATTAGCCAGGTGTTAGTGGGAACCTTGAAACATGCTTTGCCTGATGTAATCCTTCCTCCTTTTCCAGTATCAGTTGTCAGGTTGCCATTGGCAACCAATATTTGTCCTTTGGTTGCCATCTGTGGTAACCATGTTTAATATATAAAAGAATAGGGACATGGAACGGCAAAACATGCACCctcatataaaaaaacaacgcgatagatagagatagatattatatataatgtttGTTTCATTCGTGATACTTAAATATTGCTGTACAGAGAACGGGAACAACGCTGCACGtttgttgacttgtttttcACTCATGTGCCCAAAGACatttgtttgagttaattcTGTATACCAAGAGTTGAAGGTGGACACGCTGACTGATGAGATCAAAAACCTGTAAAGTATCATAAAACATGAACTACTGCTGAGCCATGACATGAGGATGTATAGACAAAGCAAGTATCTTCCAAAGCAAACGCATCTTTTAACAAAgcttgcagttttgtttttatattcctTTTAAATTTAGTGATGTATCACAGGGAGACGTTTCTACTGCTGTCAATGCCCTAAAGGGAAGTTTAATTTCATTTGAGAAGTTTACACACCATGAATGTCACCATGATGATTTTTGTATGCAACCAAGCCTCAAGTGTTGGATTTTCATATTAAATGAAAAGCCCGTACAGCAATGATGGGAAACCCCCCTGACGTTGCTTTAGGAAGCAGTGGATGGCAAAGTCAAAAACATTAGAAAACGGGCCGGAACACAAAGTATTTTTCTGGCATATTTAACTACAGTTACAACATTccaccagcaggtggagcaACAATATTCATGAAAGAATAAAAGTCATAACATTTggataaaacattaaaagatgaAAATTTCAGCGTcaaatggattttcttttttaaacatgattattattatttgttattattttgaagTAACTTGGTTTACTGGGTGTTTGTTCCAGGCACTCTCGTGTACAAACCGCAccacaagggaaaaaaggaacTAGAGGGCGTATGTATTCttgttcgccccccccccccccgcccttgcAAAAATATGCAATTCATGAGTTATTGTTACATAGTTTCCAGTGACGCGTTAAACCCTCTTTAACCAGTTCACCTGGTTAATGAGACACAAAACTTACCTGCTACCAAAATGAACCAAATGCCTCTAATAATTGCTGCAATAAACCTCTAAACGTTCAATGAATTTCCCCTTGTTCGGTGTGCAGAGGGAGGCCGGCTCATGTCTGAAATACATTTAGAATCAACACCCACTCACCTGGCCTGGAGCTGCTGTGGGCGGGCAGTTTAGAGCAGTGTGCAACTCGActtcttttttgtcttcttctccaTCGGCGTTTTTCTGTTGATCTGTCTCACCAGATCATAGAAAATCTAAAGACAAGAGAAAGGGATGGTTTTAAAATATTGAGCACGGAATTGGGGAATAAGGACATTTAAATGGCACAGCATCAGTGGTTCTGCTCCTCGATTGTGACCTACAACGCgtaaacacatgaacacacctgGAGTTACGCTGTTTGTTCCATCGTATTCTTCTTCGGCACCAAAGTTACGGTggataaaatgtttgtttttaaagctgaaTCATAACTTGTGTGTGTCGTTAAATCGGGGGCGCACTTACCTCATTAACATTGATCTTTGATTTAGCTGAGGACTCTAAGAAGGCACAGTTGTTCCACTGGCGGGCCAGGTTCTGACCCTGCTCCTTTCCAACCACACGCTCGTCCTCCAGGTCACATTTGTTTCCCACCAGGATCATTGGAACCTGGTTGATTAACAGAAATGTTAAAGGGTTGGAGCCTCTGGGCAACATCTTGGTGCGTAGAGCATTTTAATTGTTACACAGAATGATTCCTTTGGTTTAAGATCATATTTACTGTAGATGCAACAAGACAAAATAAAGGAACCTgctatgaatgaataaataaaccacacacacacaaaattcaGAGATGAAGAGGCTGGAAGTGGATTTAAGTAACAGCTGACATTTACACCCAGTCAAAGTTCCTCCCCCATCACTCTGCCCTCTATCCCACAGAGCCTCCAGTGGGGGAGTGATGAGCCAGAGAGGCGACACGGGCAGATTGTAGAGAGAAGTGGCTGAGAAAAGAGGTCACCTGCCTTACAATCAGATCATCACTAAAACAACCAAGAGGGAAAATCATGGGCCTTCTAATGGTTTCACTTTAAgtgaaagaaacagtttttttgcggtcatttttctctcttctgtaCGTCTGTCTACGCGTACAGCaattgaatattcattttttcactATGCAAATGTATAGTCTGAAGGGATTCATAATATTGCAACTTCTATAGAGAATCAAATCCAGTCACATTActctttaaccttttttttaatttagcaaaCAATGTAGAGCAATAGAAAACagggttttcattcattttatctaCCAGTACTTACCAGTACGTACTTTAACACCAATCAGTTTCAAAAGATTCACACTCACGTCCTCTGTGTCCTTTACTCGCAGGATCTGTTCCCGGAGGTCCTGAAGGTCATTGAATGTCGACTGCGCTGTAATGGAGTACACCAAAGCAAACCCTTGGCCATTCTTCATGTACAGGTCCCTCATAGCCGTGAACTGTTCCTACAGATCCAAAGCAGAGAGGAGCCATCAGCAGCAAGTAGACCTTCCATCTCCATCTGATGCCCGTGTTTGCCTGGACTTACTGTTCCAGCCGTGTCGAGGATTTCCAGCATGCATTGCTGCCCGTCGACCTCAACTTGCTGTTGGataaagaaagggggggggggaagtaaaGCACATTTTTCTTATAAGAAACATAAGGCACTTTAACAGCCAACCCGTGTGTTTCTGAGCCTACCTTTCTGTAGGAGTCTTCAATTGTGGGGTCGTACTTCTCCACAAAAATGCCTTGCACAAATTGGACTGTCTGAAATGTACAAATGGAAGAAATGAACGAAAAAGATTTAATGAAGTAGATCATTAAATCAAAAACTGTCCCTGGAAAAGCTACTtctcaaaatataaaaacacacctaAGTAAAATGTATAGAATATATTTCCTCTAAAAAGACTCGCCGGTCTTACTGAAAGCTGTACTTTGTAAATCGCATCTTAACACCATTTGACGACAACAACGTGACACGCATGAggactcagcagcagcagctatcaCTCACCAGTGCAGATTTTCCCACGCCACCTGATCCCAGCACCACGAGCTTGTACTCACGCATGGTGGGCGACTTCACGGGACGGCACAAGGGTCTGTGCACAGACGGAGGGAGCGATGAACAGGCAGAACTCGCTAAACCCAAAACaccttttttattacattttctcttAAAATACTATCTTAATTAAGGAAGAATTTCTTAACAGTACTGTTAgacaaagcaacacaaacaaaacttcttttttttccaacattgtttatttacacaccacaCATGTACGTACGTAGTGGTTCGACCGCATTCCCCACCTTCGTTCTGCACGTTTCATTTTAAGGTTTATGTTACTGTAAATTACTCTTGAAATTatgtttaaatacattacaaGAAACTTTAAACCGGACTCAAATTCCTGGTACATGTAAACATACTTGGCTAAGAAAGACAATTCTGAATGCAATTaaaatacttgtttttttccccctgcagaaATTGTACCAAACTCTGTATTAGTAACAATGTACAGTGACTGAAGTAGTAGAGCTGATGTAAGGGTGAACACCCCGTCAGTACAGAGCCTACAACAGTCAAAAATCACCACTGACATCAGCAGATTAAAACGCTGCTACTCCGCCAAAAATGTGGCCGTCTTTCCCACCCACTATCATGGGACTTCAGCTGTCAAGACGATGGGCGTCGcctcagaaagaagaaaatcaaGACGGGCTCCGGAAATCAAAGACATGCTCCTCAACTCCAGAGATTCAGACGGGCAAATCAACAAGCAACACTTTCCTGCAATAATAGTTCCGTGCCTTTTTTAGTAAAAATGTGCAACATCTGAACTGTAATGTGTGAAAAGTTCAATACGTTCCAAAAAAGTGAGTGTGAGTAGATAAGGGTTCCTGTGTCGCAAATAACTTCCCTATTATGCGAAGGAAAGAGGTCACAGACAATTAACTCCAACGGACTGAAAACGCTAAATGACCTAGAAAATATCAAGCCAGAAGACTGATGTGTGTCGTCTTTATTATCCAGGGACAAAATATTTGACAACCATGACAACGGGGGGCTTGTCTTTTGTAGTGTAATTTTGCAACACAGcttaaattgtttgttttttaccaaaCACCAACAATCCAACAGCTCATTGTTGTGGGTTTCATTTGGAAATATTTCAGAGAACGCATGTGTCGAGCTGCCTAGTTTGATAGATCTGACTCAAAGAGGGAGAAATTTAAGGTGAACTTTTTCAAGAATAATGAATggcaacagaacaaaaaaaacactagaaCGAAATTCAGTGAAATACAATTTGCAACCATGTACAAAGGAAGATGTGGTTTAAAGTGTAACCCGTCCTTAAAAATagtaattaaaaaacacaagcaaTCTTCACCTGATGTCCAAAAGGGCGTGATGCACACGAAAATCTCATTTACGAACCTCTTTAGATCTACTAATCATAGTAGGTCTGTTGGATATTTTCCAAAATGTGGAagcaaacaatacaaaaaaacactctGTTCCACTCCACCGGCATTTGCAATTCCAACTAGGACGTATGAAGCACCACCAGAAACCCACAGTGTGAGACCGGCACACAGGGAACTCCACAAAGAGCCATTGTAATGACCCTCCTCTACTCAAGTACACCATACAAACAGAAAATGGAGATCAGAGGGTGCATCCATAACCAGTGCACTGAAATACAATTACCATGGCATGTGGGGGGTGAACCTCGGATGACATCAACGTGTGCCTGATACAAAATGTAGGCGAAGCACCCCGTGTAAGATGTAAATGTGTATGGGTGTCACAAAAACTCAGTTCTAAGCCCTGACTTCAGATATGAGGGCTAAGCCTGCGCCCGATTAGATACGAGcctggacacaaacatttcaagTATTAAACACTTGAGCTGATAACCTTCACCAAACTCCTAAACACTTGCTGGTTTCTCATTAGCACCTACATTCCTGATCAAGAAGTGAAGAGTGGACATCCAACAAAAACTGAGAAACCAGCTCGACCTACTGTGTACACGGCTGCTGCAGATGACAACTCCCTCTAcatctggggagggagggggggccggCAGATCCTCAGGTATACAGATGTTAGCGGGCAGATGCTGAGGGTCGTTCGGGAAAAGGGGACTCCGCCAAACTGGTCAGACAGGAACCGGGCCCTGAATTGAACCAAAATATTGAAGTGTTTACGGTCAGCCTAAATTAATCTGGGATTGCTACGAGTTTAATATAAGAAATTGGAAGGATTATTATAATCATCTGCTGAGCTTCTACGCGGGGAATTGACGTGCTGTGTGGGTCTGCTAATTAGGACGTGAGTTGTCACGTGTTATATGACCAATAAAAAGTATTCCGTGAAAGACCTGTTGCTGATCAACATgcaagcagtaaaaaaaaatatccagGATTTTCTAAAACATCTATTACCTGGCtggactttttaaaaaatgttgggTTACTCATCTGTTCCAAGTCCGTGTTGGATCATGAATGACAGAGTCAAGAGGGGGTAAATTACTTTAAACGTAACGCTAGTAGACGAGCACAACAACGCTTATAATTCAATAAAGCTTTAATAAACTTATATCATCTCAAACTACGCCCTCAACACTTAAACGCTAGATACCGACATCAGATTTATTCAGAACTTAAAGCGAAACGTTAACGTAACGTTAACGGCACTTGCTTTCGAAAGGAAGGGTGTGGCTATTAGTTTTACTCCGCACTAGAGTCGCCGTAACACCGTTTAATTCAAACAGTACAACTCGGCGTCGTACTATATATTGACGGATC
It encodes:
- the rap1aa gene encoding RAP1A, member of RAS oncogene family a → MREYKLVVLGSGGVGKSALTVQFVQGIFVEKYDPTIEDSYRKQVEVDGQQCMLEILDTAGTEQFTAMRDLYMKNGQGFALVYSITAQSTFNDLQDLREQILRVKDTEDVPMILVGNKCDLEDERVVGKEQGQNLARQWNNCAFLESSAKSKINVNEIFYDLVRQINRKTPMEKKTKKKSSCTLL